Proteins co-encoded in one Gallus gallus isolate bGalGal1 chromosome 27, bGalGal1.mat.broiler.GRCg7b, whole genome shotgun sequence genomic window:
- the EIF1 gene encoding eukaryotic translation initiation factor 1: MSAIQNLQPFDPFADASKGDDLLPAGTEDYIHIRIQQRNGRKTLTTVQGIADDYDKKKLVKAFKKKFACNGTVIEHPEYGEVIQLQGDQRKNICQFLVEIGLAKDDQLKVHGF; the protein is encoded by the exons ATGTCCGCTATCCAGAACCTCCAACCCTTCG ACCCCTTTGCTGATGCAAGTAAGGGTGATGACCTGCTTCCTGCCGGCACTGAGGACTACATCCATATAAGGATCCAGCAGCGGAACGGCAGGAAGACCCTCACCACTGTCCAGGGCATCGCGGATGATTACGATAAAAAGAAACTGGTGAAGGCGTTCAAGAAG aaATTTGCCTGCAATGGTACTGTGATCGAGCACCCTGAGTATGGAGAAGTGATTCAGCTGCAGGGCGACCAACGCAAGAACATCTGCCAGTTCCTCGTCGAG attGGACTGGCCAAAGACGACCAGCTGAAAGTCCATGGGTTTTAA